One window of the Zea mays cultivar B73 chromosome 3, Zm-B73-REFERENCE-NAM-5.0, whole genome shotgun sequence genome contains the following:
- the LOC103651636 gene encoding uncharacterized protein codes for MLAKLLECWPDMEYDVSDCKQILLPFSFLGHFTLYVLNMDTRSIYIMDSMPIPSWFKGDHPSMHYIHNIHYIANNMNAAMELVNPTWKDDIYMWRRIVPTWVPRTLNWDLSGFLVINFMHDWNGIRLPCICTNGNDLRTKFLVELLKYKDNESKDNIPEEIQEIIRHIR; via the exons ATGTTGGCAAAATTATTAGAATGTTGGCCTGACATGGAGTACGATGTTTCAGATTGCAAACAA ATTCTATTGCCCTTTTCTTTCTTGGGTCACTTCACCTTATATGTACTTAACATGGACACTAGAAGCATCTATATAATGGACTCCATGCCTATACCATCATGGTTTAAGGGTGATCATCCTAGCATGCATTATATTCATAATATACATTATATTGCCAATAATATGAATGCTGCCATGGAATTGGTCAATCCTACATGGAAAGACGATATTTATATGTGGCGTCGTATAGTACCAACATGGGTTCCAAGAACATTAAACTG GGATTTATCTGGCTTTCTTGTTATCAACTTTATGCACGATTGGAATGGTATAAGGTTACCCTGCATTTGCACT AATGGGAATGACCTGAGGACCAAATTCTTAGTAGAATTATTGAAGTACAAGGACAATGAATCCAAAGACAATATTCCAGAAGAAATACAAGAAATTATTAGGCACATCAGATAG
- the LOC103651637 gene encoding uncharacterized protein: MIDPIGSMTSVTLNQNRTVADLRPFPPFVLFDDIQGFNNLPQVKSVFARVVVKFPRHRNSQHFILQDITGAKIEAISNGNNVERFDVLLKQGYTYTLYKVAFCLNWAEVQFRNIAHGLELGLITHTIVEPFTKPIQFPPFPKYLMPFHDVYQQPHKTFVDIIGIVVHLEPLKYIGGRPYREAVLMDSRWNLIVMGVWTDLLQRNALRWALAKVDKNIIIATMMRHNNKYRCLETSDYSTIHFNPDHHTTSRLQIIRHSLIQNPRSRAINNFLENRQAQLTTMIPD, translated from the exons ATGATCGATCCTATAGGATCAATGACATCAGTTACACTTAACCAAAATAGGACAGTTGCAGACTTGCGTCCCTTTCCTCC TTTCGTGCTATTTGACGATATTCAAGGTTTCAATAACTTACCACAAGTAAAGAGTGTCTTTGCGAGGGTAGTTGTTAAGTTTCCTAGGCATCGTAATAGTCAACACTTCATCCTACAGGACATCACT GGAGCCAAAATCGAAGCAATTTCAAACGGCAATAATGTCGAACGGTTCGACGTCTTACTCAAACAAGGATACACATATACATTGTATAAAGTGGCATTCTGTCTAAACTGGGCGGAGGTTCAATTTCGGAATATTGCGCATGGGCTAGAGTTGGGATTGATAACACATACTATTGTGGAGCCATTCACTAAACCAATTCAATTTCCTCCATTTCCAAAATATCTTATGCCATTTCATGATGTTTACCAACAACCGCATAAGACGTTCGTAG ACATTATTGGCATAGTTGTTCATTTGGAGCCATTAAAGTATATCGGTGGAAGGCCATACAGAGAGGCTGTACTAATGGATTCCAG GTGGAATCTAATTGTCATGGGGGTATGGACCGATCTCCTGCAGAGAAATGCTCTACGATGGGCATTAGCTAAAGTTGACAAGAATATAATTATTGCAACAATGATGCGTCATAATAATAAATACA GATGTTTGGAAACTTCAGACTATAGCACCATTCATTTTAACCCAGATCATCACACTACAAGTCGGCTGCAGA TCATTCGACACTCGTTGATTCAAAATCCAAGGAGTCGTGCCATCAACAATTTTCTGGAGAACAGACAAGCACAATTGACAACTATGATACCAGATTGA
- the LOC111591175 gene encoding pentatricopeptide repeat-containing protein At3g54980, mitochondrial: MAQVGIQVNTITFNVLIDGYAKSGQMDQASAAYREMQARGLVPDSCTFNIIAARAHKFGLCWDHRLDDAWELLLGAIEQGVPLRVTGFNALIAAYSKERLHEEASELYRIMNKLGLAPSSSTFNYLIMGLCNQVRLDEAQLLLEHMVSKGYCLSTSFTISLDAYFRDGNAVGALKCWDDMGKIGLQTDFIAFSAYINGLSRLDYVNEAYQAFAEMTSRGIVPNNITYNSIISTLCKAGNMTEAFKLEQNMRQSGIA, translated from the exons ATGGCCCAGGTGGGGATCCAAGTAAATACAATCACGTTCAATGTTTTGATTGATGGATATGCAAAGAGTGGACAGATGGATCAGGCCAGTGCAGCCTATAGGGAGATGCAAGCGAGGGGATTAGTGCCAGACTCCTGCACCTTCAACATTATTGCTGCTAGAGCTCACAAGTTCGG GCTTTGTTGGGATCATCGATTGGATGATGCCTGGGAGCTTCTGCTTGGTGCTATTGAGCAGGGTGTTCCATTGCGTGTTACTGGATTTAATGCATTGATCGCTGCTTATAGTAAGGAGAGACTCCACGAAGAAGCTTCTGAACTGTATAGAATTATGAACAAGTTAGGACTGGCACCATCCTCGTCTACTTTTAATTACTTGATAATGGGACTCTGCAATCAAGTAAGACTTGATGAGGCACAGCTTCTTTTAGAGCACATGGTTAGCAAAGGATATTGTCTAAGTACATCATTTACTATCAGCTTGGATGCATACTTCAGAGACGGTAATGCAGTTGGCGCACTGAAATGCTGGGATGATATGGGCAAAATTGGTTTGCAGACTGATTTTATTGCCTTCTCAGCATATATTAATGGCCTAAGCCGATTAGATTACGTGAATGAGGCTTATCAGGCATTTGCTGAGATGACGAGTAGAGGAATTGTACCAAACAATATTACTTACAACTCCATCATATCTACACTTTGTAAGGCAGGCAATATGACTGAAGCCTTTAAGTTAGAGCAGAATATGAGGCAGAGTGGCATTGCTTAA